The genomic window ATTCAGATATGTAGCCGAGATGAATTTCTGGTTTGGCTTCTTCAATCTCATACCCATACCGCCTCTCGATGGCTACAAGGTATTCACGTGGGATCTCTATGTCTACATAGTATCGATAGCAATCGCGCTTGTGTTTGTTGTGCTGTTTGTTTTCTGATCATATATATCGATATTATTTCTGGATGGTATGCGACAAGAGCTCAGAAATCTATAGATTAGACGATACGCATGCGATGATGGCAGGATTCGTATTTATCAATAAATGGATTCATAAAGATTAAGTGCATCTATCTCTCAGCAAACTTTTGAAGTTCATATTTATTTCCGCGCCACAGTATATGCTTCATTCTATGTGCGATCATCAAATTTACCAGATAGATGAAGGGAAGCATCAAAAATATTGCTGCGAATGAGATCCTTCTGATGACTGTTCTATCGTACATGCGATAGATGCCTATGATTTTCGGGATGAGGAGATATAAGAATACAGGATTCGTAACAGAGAGGATAATCGCCGAGATAAAGAGAATTATATCGAGCGAATAGAATATGATGCCATAACGAAATACTTTTGGAGAGGCGCTTATGGATAGCGCCGTCTGTCTGTTCGCCCACTCCCAGAATTGAGGCCATGTATCGGGGCAGTATATTGCTGGCCTGGCCTCCCTGACATAGGCGATGCGGAGACCTTTGGATTTGCAGATGGCCGTCAATGCCGAATCGTCAGAAACATTCCCAGAGAAGAATGGCATCGCGGAATCGATAAGCGTTCTTCTGAAGGCGAGCGATCCACCCCAGCCGAACCTAGTCAACCTGGATTCCATCAGAGATTGGCCGACAGTGCCCCATACGGCTTTGATCTTTGATGGGAATGATCCCACAGGATAGAAGTATGGAAAGGTGGTCGAGATGCCGACCTTAGGATCTGAAAGAGGGCATACAAGGTTCCTCAGCCATTCTCTGTCGACCCTGATATCTGAATCGGCTATGACATAAATATCATAATCGGGTCTTGATGCGATTGCAGTTGATATCGCTCTGACCTTGCCGCTGCAGGTGTTGCACGCATAATTCGATAAGATATGTGGTATCCCGATCTTCTTTACAGCGGGCATTGCCGGATCCGATGGATCGTCGAGCACGGCCAGATAGTCGGCGTTCACATCCTGTGATACGATCGATCTGAGGTTTTCCTCTAGATCGTAATCTATGCCCTTGCATGGTATTATGACCAGGATCCTATCTTGCCTTCTATATTCGCATCTCTCATCAATTTCCTTATGAAGGCCTATATAAGAAAAACCCGCTGCAATCAGGGTAAGTATGAATATGAAAATGATCAGAAATAATGTCATATGAGGGAGACATTTTCTGTACTTATCTCGCCCACACCATCTATGCTGGAAATTTTATTCTCAACGTTGTCTATCTCGCCCTCTTTATCCTGGACAATTATTTCCAGCTTGATGTATTTAAGCCCAAAACCGATGTCAACCTCTTCCATTCGATTTATGGAGCAGATAGCGGATATGCTCTCCCTTATCTTATCTTCGATACCCTTTATATCAACATCGGTATCTTTCGGCAGAACCTTCAGCGATACTAGAACATCTCCCATCTGTATCACGGCCCCTCAAAACCACAGTTATCACAGACGTATGGGGTGGAATGCTCTCTGCATGTTTTGCATCTGCCTATAACTTCATTTCCGC from Thermoplasma sp. Kam2015 includes these protein-coding regions:
- a CDS encoding glycosyltransferase family 2 protein, with the protein product MTLFLIIFIFILTLIAAGFSYIGLHKEIDERCEYRRQDRILVIIPCKGIDYDLEENLRSIVSQDVNADYLAVLDDPSDPAMPAVKKIGIPHILSNYACNTCSGKVRAISTAIASRPDYDIYVIADSDIRVDREWLRNLVCPLSDPKVGISTTFPYFYPVGSFPSKIKAVWGTVGQSLMESRLTRFGWGGSLAFRRTLIDSAMPFFSGNVSDDSALTAICKSKGLRIAYVREARPAIYCPDTWPQFWEWANRQTALSISASPKVFRYGIIFYSLDIILFISAIILSVTNPVFLYLLIPKIIGIYRMYDRTVIRRISFAAIFLMLPFIYLVNLMIAHRMKHILWRGNKYELQKFAER
- a CDS encoding elongation factor 1-beta, translating into MGDVLVSLKVLPKDTDVDIKGIEDKIRESISAICSINRMEEVDIGFGLKYIKLEIIVQDKEGEIDNVENKISSIDGVGEISTENVSLI
- a CDS encoding zinc finger domain-containing protein, which gives rise to MVYKETCTSCGVGLIDEGYSVFLCPNCGNEVIGRCKTCREHSTPYVCDNCGFEGP